cctcttccaccctccttcaaggtctccatgctcccaatttactcaggagatcttgtctttttctacttcccatgtcgaTTAGATCTATGTCTTTAGCGCCCTTAATAGCCATTCTTTGCTTACTCTTGGGTCTGGCCTCACATGCTTGCGATTATCAaggtaaaactttttttttaacttttatttattgtggtgTTTCAGATGTAATGTACCCCATAAGTCTCGAGtatttgatccccagttggtggttgtttgggaaggattagaaggtgtggctttacTAGAGGAAGCAATTTGAAGTTTTTCAGAAGACTCTTTTAACTCTCCATCTCCTGCTTGTGGATCgagatgtgagctcttagctgcTGCTCTGGCCACTGACTGCGATGCTTTAACTCTGCCACCTGACTGTCATCTTCTGGAACTGTAAATCCAGCCACATGCAtcctttataagttgctttggtcatggtgttttattatagccatagaaaagtaactaatatatttactgggttatgtgtgtgtgtgtgtgtgcgggtgtgtatACGTTTGTGTgggtatatgggtgtgtgtggatgTACAGGCCATGGTGCTCACATGTAGGTCAAAGGATAATTTACATGGGTGGTCCTCTCTGCCTACCTTCTAGGTTCCAGAGATCACATTCAGGTCATGACTTTATAGACTACTGGTTTCTGTAATCAAAGTCTAAGAGTATCCTCAAATAAGTCTAAGGCTTGTGGCAGACATGTCCTAGCTTTGCTGGAACGCCCTACCTGATACGTCCACCAACGTGTTTGGAAATGTCTTGATTTGTGATTTTCTACGTTCTCTGTGATACAGCTTCATGAAACTGCTGTCATGTTGGAATATGAAATTTGGGATAACCCGAATCTGTGCTTTCAAGCCACAGTCACTCATGTTTGGCTATGGAATAAATTCTTGTCCCCTTTGAGGTAAGAACTGTGGTTTTGCAGAAAAAGATTTCTATAATGTGGCTATGTTGGGAAGGTGGAGAAAGACATACAGTGACCATCCATGTTAGTCCTTGGGATCCCAGCATGGGGTTTAGGTTTAAGTAGAGGGCCAGCAGTTTGCATGGCTAAGCAATCTCAGCTAAGGTATGGTCCTGATGGGCACTGACCCATCACTGTCTCTGCTCCAGTCTCTCCTACAAGATGGTTTGACAAGTTGTAAATCTCTTTCTGGGGACCAATTCTCCCTCTGACTGGTGCCAGAGTTCAGCATTTTCCTTCTCCTGACGTGAGACTCCTGGGGTGAGAGTCCAGTTCCCTGAAGTGCTTTGAAGAGTCTGCTAGCCAAAGGGAGGGGCACAACTGCCTGCTTAGAATATACTCATTCCTGCCAGACAGGCTGGCAGCAGGGGCAATCAAACATGCTCTATAAGTTGACATGATGTCAGTGGATGGACTTGATTATGCTAAACAGGCATTGCTCCTAAACAATTCATTGCTACAGCTCTGGCCTTTCATTTTACTTATTCAAATttcactttattcttttattggtatatgtgtctatgtatatatgtgtatgcaagttcacatatatttatgtgcaggtacatgtgaaAGCCTGACGTCAGCTGTGTTCTTCACCATTCTTCATCctatgttttgaggcaaggtctcccaTTCAAACCGAAACCTGCCAAGTCGGCCAGTCTAGCTAGCCAGTTCGTGCCTGggatttcctgtctctgcctccgtaGTGATGGTATTGCTAGGCTCTATCTGCCTAGCCTTTATGTAGGTGCCGAGGATTCAAATTCACCTCCTCACATGCACacggcaagcattttacccacctCCTCTGTCCAGTTCTGGTCTTTTAATATGCATCATTCTAAGGAAGACTGAACATACTTTTTAAGCATTATGTTAAAAGGTAGATTCTGCTTTGCTAGGACTGGACAGGCTTGGCTTCTACACTTCCATACTAATAGGTAATGTCCACAGTTCTAGTGCAGAGACTGAACTACGACTTTcacaggaaaggaggagaaatcttGTAATGGGTTGAGAAGAAACAGCCCTGGAAGTAGAACAGAAATATGAATTTATTAAAGCAGCTCACAGTTAGAGATGGCCTGTTGGCCACAAAGCATAATTTTCATCTTGGAGAAAAcagaggggagggagacagagattcAGAGACTCTAGAAGTCCCAGACTGGTCACTTCCTGGACTTCTCTGTGGAACAGCTGCCGTTGGTCTTGTTAAGAGAGTCGGTACTCCCCATTCTGGAGCCCACGTTGTTTAGGATTCTGTCAATTTCTCCTGGGATGTTTTGCTTCTCTTCATTCTCAGTCTCACGGTGATAGAAGTAGTTGAAATTGGAGACAATGACAGGTACAGGGAGGGCAATGGTGAGGACGCCGGCAATGGCACACAAAGTACCTACAATCTTCCCTCCTGGGGTGATTGGGCACATGTCACCATAACCTACAGTTGTCATGGTGACCACAGCCCACCAGAAGCCATCAGGAATGCTAGAGAAATGGGATTCTGGTTCATCAACTTCAGCAAAGTAGATGGCACTGGAGAAGAGGATGACCCCtataaagaggaaaaagatgAGCAGCCCCAGCTCTCGCATGGATGCCTTCAGTGTCTGCCCCAGGATCTGCAGCCCCTTAGAGTGGCGGGAGAGCTTGAAGATGCGGAAGACCCTTACCAGGCGGATGATCCTCAGGATGGCCAGGGACATGCTCTGTTGGGTACTCGGCTCTGTCTCCTGGACCAGCTCTGTGATAAGGGTTGCAAAGTAGGGGATGATGGAAATGATGTCGATGATGTTCATGATATTCTTGAAGAAGTCTGTCTTGCTGGGGCAGACCACAAACCGGAGCACCAGCTCAAAGGTGAACCACACGATGCAGGTGGACTCTATCACGAAGAAGGGGTCAGTGAACATGGTCTGGGAGAGGCCCGTTTTGTTTGTGTTAATACCGGGGTCTCTGACTACCTTCAGCTCCCTGTCCTCTCGGAATTCTGGGAGCGTTTCCAGGCAGAAGATGGTGATAGAGATGACTACGACCAAAACGGAGACCACAGCCACGCCACGCGCGGCGCTAGAGCTCTCAGGGTACTCGAAGAGAAGCCAGAACTGCCGGTGGAAATCATTGGTCGGTAGCAGCGTTTCAGGGTCCTTGATGAAGCCTTCATCCTCCCGGAACTGGTCCATGGCCTCACTACCCAATTCATAAAAGGAGATCTCATCGGCGAAAACATCAATAGGCACATTGGCTGGCCGTCGTATTTTCCCACCGGACTGGTAATAGTATAAGATTCCATCAAAACTAGGTCGGTTTCTATCAAAGAAGTATTCATTTCTCATGGAGTCAAAAAATTGCATCCTTTTCTCCCGGTCTCCCAGGAGTGTCTCTGGGAATTGATTGAGAGTTCTGAGCTGAGTCTCAAACCTCAGCCCAGCAATATTAATGATCACCCTTTGGTTTCCTTCATTCAAGACCACGGGCTCAGGCCCTGGGGGATCCACGAACTCTCCTGGGACCTTGGAGAAGGCTGTTTCGAGGTTGGTGCCGTCACTGATGAGGACTCTCCAGCTGGGAAAGGGACTGCTACTAGGTCGGCCTTTGGGGTCAAAGTCTGTGGCATAGCCTGGCTCTTCATGGACGTCATCTGCGTTATCGAAATTGACCAGAGCAACCTCCATTTCTTTCCAGCCACACACATCCATTCTAGGGAGTCAGAAAAGCAGCCTGGAGGCCCCCAGTCTTTGCTGCCTGCTGGAAGCTGTGGGGAAGGAGAGGTTTATTATACGGGAGTCGGAGAAGGATACAGCTGGTTCTTGACTACCGAGGCAAGATACACCAGTGCATTAAACAATGATTTAGCCTTGGCTTGAGGAGGAACGTTGTGGGCTTTCAACAACGTTCACTCCTTCATATCACTTTTGTGTGTACAAACTactaataaaaaattatgaagaGCAAAGTGTCCCCAGAACAGGAGGGTCCTCAAACACGGTAGTATAAAGGAGGTTACCATAAAGAGAAGGCTACCCATCCTTGATAATAAAAAGTGTAATTTTGTAATCATGTGAAGCCCATCATTCTAGCCAGCACTTACCCACACCCAGTGCCATTCTTAACTCTTCTCTTATGCATCCAACAGTCAGTCCCTTACAAATCCCTTTTGTTTacgtcttttttaaaaaatttatttatttattatgtgcacaacattctgcttccatgtatgcccacccaccagaagagggcgccaggtctTATTACagatgagccatcatgtggttgctgggaattgaactcaggacctctggaagagcagtcagtgctcttaaccgctgagacatctctccagccctgtttacATCTTCTCAACACAGCCAAAGCTCTACTATTTTCTGTCAACTCCATCACTGCCTCTTGGACCAGGTCTGGGATTCCATTAGGAAGAATTAgaggatggaggcagggtggCCAATCCACCGTGTCCTTGAGCCCCTTGGCTCGAAGAAGGGCTTTGGGGGTATAGTTAATGTGATAATACGTGACATGCTTGGCAGCAGGATGATTATATTTCTATCGCTGTGTTTGCCGACTTTTCCACATTGCAGGAAATTTAGAAGTCACTAGCCAGTGGAAGTCTTTTTGGCTCTAGTCTGAGGTgaataatttttaatggaaagcaaataaataattctctctccctcctccctttctttctcccttcctcacccCCTGTGTGTAGGGGCATTTGGGGTAGGGAtaggacaaacacacacaggcttggATAAGTATGAACATAGATGGACATTCTCTCTTTAGGTTCCTTCCAGCTTCGGTTTCTATCAAAGAGCACTGTAGCCAGTCAGGCTAGAGTGAGTGTGGAGGGAGAGGCAAGTGACCCAGCCTGAGGTGGCATCTGTTGTGACCGTGGCCTTGGAATAGTTACATTACAGGGGACAGGGAGGTCCTGCTGTGTACAGTGTTGTAGTTTCTTCAAAGTGATTTTACATTCCCTTGTTCTACTGAATGGCAACAGAAGGTTAGAAGACAGCTCTATTGTCTCCCAGGGGCAAGTGACTTCCTATAGCCCTGTAGCTAGCAATGCCGAGTCCTGTGAGCTCTGTGGTCTCTTGGCCCAGAGTTATCTCCACTACCCCAcaaggggctggagtgtggggAGCTAGGCTTATGGGATTCCTGGATATTAGTGCCCTTTGGTGCCCTCCGCCTTTGCAGTCTGTGTCCGTGAATGTCCAGGATGCAGAGCACATGTGTGGCCTTTGCTGGCTTGCTCATGTCAACGAACCACCACTTGTATATAGACTGCAGAAGTTACAACCATGAAGGCACCCTGCGTGAAGCTCAGTGAGGCACAGGGTAGCTGGAAGACAGGATGGAACTGGGTGTAAGACTTCTGAGAACAGAGTCAATTGGTAGGCTCCTCAAACTCTATACATGAAACCCTAAAGTGTTAGCTGTGTGGGTGAAAGGGACTTGGCTTGGAGCTTTGTTCCGCTACTtaggggatatatatatatatatatatatatatatatatatatctgactTTTAGGACTTTAGTTTTCTGATCTATGAAATGGGCGAGAAGAGCAATAATCTCAACTCATATGTACACAGTGAGCTctcttactgagccatctcccctttccctcagCATAGTCTTTGAGATTGGTTTTGGTTCTTTCTCTGGATTCACAGCCTGAGGGGGATTATTCTCTGGGTGGGGAAAGGGTCCCCAGGGAGGGCAGAGCTGAGGATATTTGGAGCAGTTTCCACAGTCTTGCTTGTTGGTGTGAGATTCCCCATGACGTCTAACGAACAGTAGTCTTGGCTCCTATTCCCTGGGCCCTCCAAGGCCTTGGCAGAACTGCTCTGACTCCAAGAAGAGCTTTTCCTTCTGGCTGAAGGGATCGTAATGTCTGACTCCTCTCAATCTGTTTGCTTGCATGGGATGGTGCTGACTGCGTTCAGTGTGCAGATGTTCCTATGAATGAGCATTGAAATAAAGTGAATTATCTCTAGAGGAATGGATTTTCTCACACCACATAAAGTAGACCTCACCCTTGTATAAACTGGTGTGCCCATACCCTTATCTAATCTTggttctgtggtgtgtgtgtgtgtgtgtgtgtgtgtgtgtgtatgtgagagagagagagagagagaaagaaagagaacttgCTGGGTCTTGCTGACCAGTCAGCCCAGAGGAAGAAATGGTTATCTCCATGTTCAGtggtgatcctgtctcaagggaataaggcagagacaGATCAAGCCAGACTCTAGATGTCCCCTCTGCTCTCTGGCATAGGGCATGTGCACCTGAATTCACAGGTGTGAACTCCCACctcaaaagaaaaggtaaaaccaAAAAAGATTATATTGCAAATTGCATAGGGTGTGGCAGTGAAATCACTTTGTAAGTTGTAGGTTATCTTTAAATGTAGGTAACTATCCCCTGCCCTCTCGTCCTCCCTTCCTCAACAGTACGGCAAACTCCCAGGAAGAAACACGGTTCATGTGAGAAAATGCAAAAGGAGTCTCAGCCCCATACCCTTCCCATGTGCTCTGCCTGACCATCTCTACACTGTCCACTTTCCCCTCTTTGACACCTTCCCAGCTCGTGTGGAGACAGTCTAGAACCTGCCTTAGCCACGGAGCCTGCACTGGCCGGCCCAGCTTCAGCTGCCTCCCTGTGCTCTGGCCTGCTGCACGGAGTACTCTGGGGCCCTCCATGTCAATACCCACAGGCTCAACCTTAGCATCTAAACTCTCTTACAAGTGCCCAATGTTTAGGCCTTGTCTCGCAGGGCATTCTTCCTGTTTGTTTCATGTTCTTGAAGGACAGAATTTACCTTGGGTTGCtacctgcagtggaccaggatgGACAGCATCTCTTCCAACAATGCAACCGCACTGAGTGGTTAtttggtaaatattctttattaaGTGGGTGAATAGATCCAGGAAATTCCTGAGGGCAGGGGCCCATGTCTGATTTCACAGGAGTCAGCCCACCTAAGAGCTCAGTGAGCGTCTGGTGACTGAACGATCAAGGGGTACGTCTGAGTGGCAGGCGGCATGCTGGGCTCTGAGCCAGGACACCTGGATTGTCTAGACTGCTTTGGGATCACTAACTGCTTGCTGCATCTCATCAAGCCTCTGTGTTGTCATCTATGATAAGAAAATAGGCTGAGTCAAGGGAGCCAGATAGCAACATATAGAATACTTGCATGAATACAAAATCTCAAAAATGCCAatccacagcagcagaaagcagggaggaagggaggaatcaCAACGTGGGTTCCACTGACCTCTTAGAGGGAGGGTGACTCTCCTCCCTACTGTGGTGATGGACcacaggtgtatacacacaccaggAAGCACCAGGCTGCATGCTTTAAATCTGGCGTGCATCATGTTACGTCGCTGAATCCCTAaggataaaaggaaagagaacaaacaCGTGCATGTTTTGCCGCTGGTCTTGAAGACCTGGGTAAGGACCAAAGGAAGTGACATGAGGTGCTTTGCAGGCTGCGTGGGCTGCACGTGTGCTCTTGCGTGGAACTCATGGTGCCCTGCTCCAAAGCAGCTCACAGTGTAAGGGCTCAGCAgagatttcttaaattttttttattttgaaaatttcacataCAAGTACGATCCTTACATTACttttattcctcctcctcctcctccccccatgtTCCCATTCTCTCTCAAGTTCATGACCTCTTCTGTAatcattattatataaatataatctataTAATCTACAAAGTCTATTTCGTGTTTAGGGCACATGTGTTTAGGGCTGTTCCGTTGATCCTGAATATCCTGGAGGAGCTtatccctggagaaaactgattctccctctccagGAAGCTGGTGCTTTACTGCCTATTGCTCTTTATCAAGGGGTGGGGCCTTTTGAAAATTTCCCCACCCACGATGGCATGTCGACCGGTGTGGTCTGCATGCAGATCTTATTTAGGCTGTCATATTGTTGGAATGCTATAAACTTTGTTGGGTCTAGAAGACACCGTCTTGATAGTTGGCTTGGATCAGCAAATACCGGGACCCGGGGCTGACTGTGGTTTCTGGACCCCTGGAGGAATGGGCAGTGAGGACATCACCCTATCTCGGGAATGTCTGAAATGTTAACGCAGCCTCTGGTCACAGCAAGCTGGCCCTCCTCTGCCTCATGGTGTGGGAAAATCCATTCCTCTGGAGATAATTCACTTTATTTCAATGGTCATTCGTAGGAACTGAGGTTGGTTTTGGTTCTTTCTCTGGAT
The nucleotide sequence above comes from Microtus pennsylvanicus isolate mMicPen1 chromosome 7, mMicPen1.hap1, whole genome shotgun sequence. Encoded proteins:
- the Kcna10 gene encoding potassium voltage-gated channel subfamily A member 10, which produces MDVCGWKEMEVALVNFDNADDVHEEPGYATDFDPKGRPSSSPFPSWRVLISDGTNLETAFSKVPGEFVDPPGPEPVVLNEGNQRVIINIAGLRFETQLRTLNQFPETLLGDREKRMQFFDSMRNEYFFDRNRPSFDGILYYYQSGGKIRRPANVPIDVFADEISFYELGSEAMDQFREDEGFIKDPETLLPTNDFHRQFWLLFEYPESSSAARGVAVVSVLVVVISITIFCLETLPEFREDRELKVVRDPGINTNKTGLSQTMFTDPFFVIESTCIVWFTFELVLRFVVCPSKTDFFKNIMNIIDIISIIPYFATLITELVQETEPSTQQSMSLAILRIIRLVRVFRIFKLSRHSKGLQILGQTLKASMRELGLLIFFLFIGVILFSSAIYFAEVDEPESHFSSIPDGFWWAVVTMTTVGYGDMCPITPGGKIVGTLCAIAGVLTIALPVPVIVSNFNYFYHRETENEEKQNIPGEIDRILNNVGSRMGSTDSLNKTNGSCSTEKSRK